From the Streptomyces sp. Sge12 genome, the window GCAGCGGGGGCATCGCCGCACCCGCGACCAGCCGGTATCCGCCCTCGGCGCCCAGCGTGGCCTCCACCGGGTAGCCGAGCTCCCGCAGCCGCTCGATGTCGCGCCGGATGGTGCGGGCGCTCACCCGCAGCCGCAGCGCCAGCTCGCTGCCCGGCCACTCGCGCGGGGTCTGGAGGAGGGACAGCAGGGACAGCAGCCGTGCGGGGGTGTCGGTCATGAATCAAGGCTGCCAGCGAAATAGGACACAGACTGACCTAGACGCCGTCTAAGTTTCTCCTCATGAGCACCGAGACGCCCAAGGCATCGCCCGAAAGAGAGAACGGGCCCATACAAGAAGAGCGGAACGACGCAGCCCACGACGCAACCAGCTCGACCGCCGACCGCCGCCGCTGGCTGGCGCTCGCCATCGTGATGACCGCGGCCTTCATGGACCTGGTCGACGTCACGATCGTCAACATAGCCATCCGCACCATGCGCGAGGACTTCGGCGCCTCCACCAGTGCGATCCAGTGGATCACCGCGGGCTACGCGCTCGCCTTCGCCGCCGGCCTGATCACCGGCGGTCGTCTCGGTGACATCTACGGCCGCAAGCGCATCTTCCTCATCGGCATCGCCGGGTTCACCGCGGCCTCGCTGCTCTGCGGCATCGCCTCCACCCCGGACGTGCTCGTCGTCGCCCGCCTCCTCCAGGGCGGTATGGCCGCCCTGATGGTTCCGCAGGTCCTGGCGATCATCCACGTCACCTTCCCGCCGCAGGAGCGCGGCAAGGTCTTCGGCATGTTCGGAGCGATCGTGGGCCTCGCGGCCGTCTCGGGCCCGCTCCTCGGCGCGCTGCTCATCGAGTGGGACCTCTTCGGCCTCGGCTGGCGCCCGATCTTCCTGATCAACCTGCCCGTCGGCATCATGGGCGTGATCCTGGGCCGCAAGTTCATCGCCGAGTCCAAGGCCCCGCAGGCGCTGCGCCTGGACCTGGTCGGTGTCGTCCTCGCCACCCTCGCCCTGGTCCTGCTGATCTTCCCGCTGACCCACGGCCACGAGAACGACTGGCCGCTGTGGGGCTTCGGCTGCATGATCGCCGCGCCGTTCGTCTTCGCCGCGTTCATCGCCTACGAGAAGTACAAGATCAAGAAGGATGGCTCGCCGCTCGTCGAGCTCTCCCTCTTCAAGGTCAAGAGCTTCGCCGGCGGCATCGCCGTCCAGCTGACCTTCGGCATCGCCACCGGCATCTTCTTCCTGGTCTGGACGATGTACATGCAGATGGGGCTGGGCTGGAGCGTGCTGCGCGCCGGTCTCACCGGCATCCCGTTCTCCATCGCCGTCTCGGTCGCCGCGGGCCTCTCGGTCGAGAAGCTCGTGCCCCGCTTCGGCCGCAAGGTGCTCCAGGCCGGCGCGCTGACCATGGCCGCCGGGCTGCTCCTCTACATCTGGGAGTCGCAGCACTACGGCATGGAGATCGCCTCCTGGCAGATGGCCGCGCCGCTGATCGTCATGGGTGTCGGCATGGGTCTGATCGTGGCCCCGCTGAACGACACCGTGCTCTCCGAGGTGCCGCGCCAGCACGCCGGATCCGCCTCGGGCCTGATCAACACCACCGGTCAGATGGGCAACGCCCTGGGTCTCGCCCTGACCTCCGTCGTCTTCTTCGGCCTGATCGACGACGACATGGTCTTCGGCCCGCCGTACGTGGAGGCCTTCCGCGGCGCGCTGTGGTGGGTCGTGGCCGTACTCGTCGTGATCTTCGCGGTGATGTTCGTCCTGCCGCGCCGGGCGCTCCCGATGGAGCAGCGCGAGGGCGCCGCCGAGCACGCGGCCCCGGCCCCCGAGAAGGTCCCGGCCGGCTGATCCGGACCTCCGGAGCCACCGCACGGACATGTCCGCCCCGAGGGGCGGACATGTCCGTTCTTTTTTGTTTCTCGCCGCACACCTGCGTACGGTGGGGTGAAACCACCTATTCGGGCATGGAACGGACGTAAAGCCACATGTATGCGCCGGAGCGCCGCCAGGAGATCCTCCGCCTCGCCCACGAGGCGGGCAGCGTCGACGTGCTCTCCCTCGCCGACCGGTTCCAGGTCACCGCCGAGACCGTACGCAGGGACCTCACGGCCCTCGACCGGTCCGGTCTCCTCCGCCGGGTGCACGGCGGGGCCATCCCGGCCGGCCGCCTCGACTTCGAGCCCGACCTCACCGAGCGCGAGGCCACCGCCGCCGACGAGAAGCGCCGCATCGCCGCGGCCGCACTGGCCGAGCTCCCCGACGGCGGCAGCGTCGTCCTGGACGCCGGCAGCACCGTCGCCCGGCTGGCCGCCGCGATCCCCGCCGACGCGGTGCTCACCGTGGTCACCCACGCGCTGCCCGTCGCCGCCCGGCTCGCCGACCGCACCGGCATCGACCTCCACCTCGTCGGCGGCCGCGTCCGCCACCGCACCCGCGCCGCCGTGGACGCATGGGCGCTGCGCGCGTACGCCGAGATCCGCGCGGACGTGCTCTTCCTCGCGACCAACGGCTTCACGGCCGCGGGCGGCCTGACCACCCCGGACCTGGCCGAGGCGGCCGTCAAGCGCGCCGCGATGGCCGCCGCCCGCCGCGTCGTCCTCCTCGCCGACTCCGAGAAGGCGGGCCAGGAGCACTTCGCCCGCTTCGGCTCCTTCGCCGACATCGACCTGCTCATCACGGACACGGGGCTCGACCCCGCCCACCAGGCCTCCATCGAGGCCGCCGGTACGGAAGTTGCGCTCGTATGATCCTCACCGTCACCCCCAACCCCTCCCTCGACCGCACCTACGGGGTCCCCGCCCTGAGCCGGGGCCGGGTGCTGCGCACCGACGGAGAGCGGGTCGACCCCGGGGGCAAGGGCGTCAACGTCTCCCGCGCGGTGGCCGCCGCGGGCTTGCGCACGACGGCGGTCCTCCCGCTCGGCGGCACCCCCGGCGTGCTGCTCGCCGAACTCCTCGGCGCGCAGGGCGTGGACGTCACGGCCGTCTCGATCGCCGGGCAGACCCGCTCGAACATCGCGTTGGCCGAACCGGACGGCACCCTCACCAAGATCAACTCGCCCGGCCCGGAGCTCTCCCGGGAGGAGTCCGCCCTCCTCCTGGACACCGTCGGCTCCTGCGCCGCGGACGTCACCTGGATCGCCTGCTGCGGCAGCCTCCCGCGCGGCCTCGCACCCGAGTGGTACGCCGAACTGGTCCGCCGGGCCCACGCGGCCGGCGCCCGCATCGCCCTGGACACCTCGGGCCCGGCGCTGCCCGCGGCGCTCGCGGCGGGCCCGGAGGTGATCAAGCCCAACGCGGCCGAGCTCGCAGCGGCGGTCGGCCGCCCGCTGCCCACCCTGGGTGACGCGGTCAAGGCCGCGGAGGAACTCCGCACCCGCGGCGCCGGAGCCGTACTGGCCTCCCTCGGCCGGGACGGCCAGCTCCTGGTCTCCGCGGAGGGCGCCTTCCACGGCACCGCCCCGACCCCGGCGGTGCGCAGCGACGTAGGGGCCGGCGACGCCTCACTGGCCGGCTTCCTGATAGCGGGAGGCGCCGGCCCCCAGGCCCTCGCCTCGGCGCTGGCCCACGGCGCGGCCGCCGTCCAGCTGCCGGGCAGCGCCATGCCCACTCCGGCGGACCTGCGCCCCGACCAGGTCCGCATCACCCGGAACCCGCCCCCGGACCTCCCGCTCACCGACACGTTCTAGGGGGGCGTCCTGCCGATCAGAGGGGGCTTGCGGGGGTCACCGCACGCGTGCGCGGAGCTCCATCGCCTCGCGCGCGGCCGCCTCGCTCTCGTACACCTCGCACATGTGGCGCCCGTCCGGCGTCGCCGTGTGCTCGACCTCCCACAGGCTGAGCTCGGTGCCGTCCAGCAGGACGAAGGCGTGCTCGTACAGGTTGAACCCGGCGCCCGAACCGCGCCCGTCCGCCGGGCACTGCCGCGCACCGAAGGCCTGGGTGATCTGGTGCGCGTACGCCGACCGCAGCAGCGTCGCCACCGGCTCACCCGGCCGGTCGGCGTTCTCCGCGCGGCGCAGCACCCGCCGGGCGTGGTCGGCGGACTGCTCCACCACGTACTCCCGGTGCCGCTGCACCGGCGCCGAGGCCGCGTACAGCGCGCTCAGCACCGACACGTCGTCCACCGGCTCCTCCTCACCGGGCACCAGCACCGGGTCCGGGGAGGTCCCGGCGGACGCCTCGCCGAACAGCCGGGTCACGGCCAGGCAGGTCTCCGCCTTGCTCGCGAAGACCTCGTGCCGGACGGCCCGGTCGCCCACCAGCCGGTACGTCAGCTCCCACAGCGAGACCGAACCGCCGTCGCTCAGCAGGTAGGTGTGCCGGTGGGTCTCCCGCCAGATGCCCGCCTCCGGACTGTGGTGGGTGGTGTAGAGCGAAGAGCTGTGGGCGAGCGCCGTACCGAGGCGCTCGACCAACCTGTCGGGCAGGTCGAAGGAGTTGAGGGCGCGGCCGAGGAGTCGTTCGAGGTGCGCCTCGGTTGTCTCGTACGGATCGCTCAAGGTGGGTCTCCAGGCCGTCGCAGCTTGTTACTTCGCGGAAGCTCAACGTAACCCCTGGTTCTGACATCACGTCCGGGGTTCGGTAAAACGTCCGGGAAGCATCGGAGGTTCCCGCCACACCTTCAGGTCAACTTGCGTACGGATGAGCCCGGTTGGGCCCGATCTGAGGGGAAGCGCGGGACTATGGGACACATGGCAACGAATACGGTGGGCCTCCCGCGCCAGCAGGTCAGGCCCCGCAGTGGACACGACGGCGAGCGGAACACCACCCCGAGGGGGTTGGCCTGGCTGCTGGCCGTCACCGGGGCGGCCGGGCTGCTGGCCTCCTGGGTGATCACCCTCGACAAGTTCCTCCTGCTGGAGGACCCGGACTTCAAACCCGCGTGCAGTCTGAACCCGGTCGTCTCCTGCGGCAGCGTGATGCAGAGCGACCAGGCGGCGGCCTTCGGCTTCCCCAATCCGATGCTGGGCCTCGCCGCGTACGGAGTGGTCGTCTGCATCGGCGCGGGCCTGCTCGCCGGCGCCCGCTACCGCGG encodes:
- a CDS encoding MFS transporter yields the protein MSTETPKASPERENGPIQEERNDAAHDATSSTADRRRWLALAIVMTAAFMDLVDVTIVNIAIRTMREDFGASTSAIQWITAGYALAFAAGLITGGRLGDIYGRKRIFLIGIAGFTAASLLCGIASTPDVLVVARLLQGGMAALMVPQVLAIIHVTFPPQERGKVFGMFGAIVGLAAVSGPLLGALLIEWDLFGLGWRPIFLINLPVGIMGVILGRKFIAESKAPQALRLDLVGVVLATLALVLLIFPLTHGHENDWPLWGFGCMIAAPFVFAAFIAYEKYKIKKDGSPLVELSLFKVKSFAGGIAVQLTFGIATGIFFLVWTMYMQMGLGWSVLRAGLTGIPFSIAVSVAAGLSVEKLVPRFGRKVLQAGALTMAAGLLLYIWESQHYGMEIASWQMAAPLIVMGVGMGLIVAPLNDTVLSEVPRQHAGSASGLINTTGQMGNALGLALTSVVFFGLIDDDMVFGPPYVEAFRGALWWVVAVLVVIFAVMFVLPRRALPMEQREGAAEHAAPAPEKVPAG
- a CDS encoding DeoR/GlpR family DNA-binding transcription regulator; this translates as MYAPERRQEILRLAHEAGSVDVLSLADRFQVTAETVRRDLTALDRSGLLRRVHGGAIPAGRLDFEPDLTEREATAADEKRRIAAAALAELPDGGSVVLDAGSTVARLAAAIPADAVLTVVTHALPVAARLADRTGIDLHLVGGRVRHRTRAAVDAWALRAYAEIRADVLFLATNGFTAAGGLTTPDLAEAAVKRAAMAAARRVVLLADSEKAGQEHFARFGSFADIDLLITDTGLDPAHQASIEAAGTEVALV
- the pfkB gene encoding 1-phosphofructokinase, with amino-acid sequence MILTVTPNPSLDRTYGVPALSRGRVLRTDGERVDPGGKGVNVSRAVAAAGLRTTAVLPLGGTPGVLLAELLGAQGVDVTAVSIAGQTRSNIALAEPDGTLTKINSPGPELSREESALLLDTVGSCAADVTWIACCGSLPRGLAPEWYAELVRRAHAAGARIALDTSGPALPAALAAGPEVIKPNAAELAAAVGRPLPTLGDAVKAAEELRTRGAGAVLASLGRDGQLLVSAEGAFHGTAPTPAVRSDVGAGDASLAGFLIAGGAGPQALASALAHGAAAVQLPGSAMPTPADLRPDQVRITRNPPPDLPLTDTF
- a CDS encoding DUF6227 family protein; translation: MSDPYETTEAHLERLLGRALNSFDLPDRLVERLGTALAHSSSLYTTHHSPEAGIWRETHRHTYLLSDGGSVSLWELTYRLVGDRAVRHEVFASKAETCLAVTRLFGEASAGTSPDPVLVPGEEEPVDDVSVLSALYAASAPVQRHREYVVEQSADHARRVLRRAENADRPGEPVATLLRSAYAHQITQAFGARQCPADGRGSGAGFNLYEHAFVLLDGTELSLWEVEHTATPDGRHMCEVYESEAAAREAMELRARVR
- a CDS encoding vitamin K epoxide reductase family protein, which gives rise to MATNTVGLPRQQVRPRSGHDGERNTTPRGLAWLLAVTGAAGLLASWVITLDKFLLLEDPDFKPACSLNPVVSCGSVMQSDQAAAFGFPNPMLGLAAYGVVVCIGAGLLAGARYRGWFWLGLNAGTLFGVAFCSWLMVQSLYEINALCLWCCLAWVATLLMFWAVTAHNVRTRVLPAPGPLRGFFTEFGWAPPALHIGVIGMLVLTRWWDFWTG